A DNA window from Janibacter sp. A1S7 contains the following coding sequences:
- a CDS encoding M4 family metallopeptidase has product MPDDHRPDGLTRYSIHAWDDSSTEALSTITAHRGVRAGIAPEVHDVLDPESAARGYLDDALASTSLPSLTVPEVAGTRTGFTPIGTETVALTGTRTVKFRQVLHDIPVYGSFVVVELDGDNELVGIDTTTGRPEDVDPVATIAPARAVEIAREAPGGYSPVATAVPRLHFYYDGGEERWRLVYLLEDVPVTTSGGATGADPPVPEAPHLVDYVIDAHDASVVDVLPRTPSLTAEGVEQTAADSYGVQRTFVAQSEQERLVLRDPVHNVETFDFGFDDPATDADALPGALVENPPDWSPAAVSAHANAIVVSRFLRTVVLRNNIDGRGGPLTSTINCVVQSASSGPKEWANAFWNGTQMVYGQIRNGDDLRSLSANVDVVGHEIFHGVTGSTARLEYRAQSGALNESYSDVFGTIIANIGNEDPRTWDWLIGEKLFPDREALRDMADPTRFDQPAHMDDYQDLPVTQNGDWGGVHTNSGIPNKAAYVLLTTEDPDGTLALTPHEVAAVYYIALTQRLSRTSQFADARRASVASARSFLRGRPRDERDRKVAAVGAAFDAVGIA; this is encoded by the coding sequence ATCGCTCCGGAGGTGCACGACGTCCTCGACCCGGAGTCCGCTGCGCGGGGGTATCTCGACGACGCCCTGGCGAGTACCTCCCTTCCCTCCCTGACCGTGCCCGAGGTCGCCGGCACGCGGACCGGTTTCACCCCGATCGGCACCGAGACCGTCGCGCTCACCGGGACGCGCACGGTGAAGTTCCGTCAGGTCCTCCACGACATCCCCGTCTACGGGTCCTTCGTCGTCGTCGAGCTCGACGGGGACAACGAGCTGGTCGGCATCGACACGACGACGGGACGACCCGAGGACGTGGACCCGGTCGCCACCATCGCCCCGGCCCGCGCCGTCGAAATCGCTCGCGAGGCGCCCGGTGGCTACTCGCCGGTGGCCACCGCGGTCCCCCGGCTGCACTTCTACTACGACGGCGGGGAGGAGCGGTGGCGCTTGGTCTACCTGCTCGAGGACGTGCCCGTGACCACGTCAGGCGGGGCGACGGGGGCGGACCCTCCGGTCCCGGAGGCGCCCCACCTCGTGGACTACGTGATCGACGCCCACGACGCGTCCGTGGTCGATGTGCTGCCACGCACGCCCAGCCTGACCGCCGAGGGCGTGGAGCAGACGGCCGCGGACTCCTACGGTGTCCAGCGGACCTTCGTCGCACAGTCGGAGCAGGAGCGGCTGGTGCTGCGGGACCCGGTGCACAACGTCGAGACCTTCGACTTCGGCTTCGACGACCCGGCGACCGATGCCGACGCCCTGCCGGGGGCGCTCGTCGAGAACCCACCCGACTGGTCACCGGCGGCCGTGAGCGCCCACGCCAACGCGATCGTCGTCTCGCGCTTCCTGCGCACGGTGGTGCTGCGCAACAACATCGACGGCCGGGGCGGGCCGCTGACCTCGACCATCAACTGCGTCGTGCAGTCCGCCAGCAGCGGACCGAAGGAGTGGGCCAACGCCTTCTGGAACGGCACGCAGATGGTGTACGGCCAGATCCGCAACGGCGACGACCTGCGCTCGCTGTCGGCGAACGTCGACGTCGTCGGCCACGAGATCTTCCACGGTGTCACCGGCTCGACCGCGCGGTTGGAGTACCGCGCCCAGTCGGGTGCGCTGAACGAGTCGTACTCCGACGTCTTCGGCACGATCATCGCCAACATCGGCAACGAGGATCCCCGCACCTGGGACTGGCTGATCGGCGAGAAGCTCTTCCCGGACCGTGAGGCGCTGCGCGACATGGCCGACCCGACCCGCTTCGACCAGCCGGCGCACATGGACGACTACCAGGACCTGCCCGTCACCCAGAACGGGGACTGGGGCGGGGTGCACACCAACAGCGGCATCCCGAACAAGGCGGCCTACGTCCTGCTCACCACCGAGGATCCCGATGGCACTCTCGCGCTCACGCCGCACGAGGTCGCCGCGGTCTACTACATCGCGCTGACCCAGCGGCTCTCCCGGACATCGCAGTTCGCCGACGCCCGGCGGGCGTCCGTCGCCAGCGCCCGCTCCTTCCTGCGCGGCAGGCCCCGGGACGAGCGGGACCGGAAGGTCGCCGCCGTGGGGGCGGCCTTCGACGCCGTGGGGATCGCCTGA
- a CDS encoding MFS transporter, which translates to MSSAVWKVLGASLLTTVGSVPVFLLATQSVPLRRELGFGEQRFGVAVAAFFTAASLVAILGGGVADRAGPRLSTMVAGGLSAVGGVGVALLAHGWLTLVACMVVLGCANAAHQLTANLAMSRSIPAHRRGIGFGVKQSAVPVAIVLAGLAVPTMTSQLGWRSTYWTLGGVGLVVVLAGLLAPGRNGSTAAPPRGAGLDAPPVRALLVVTAAIALGSAAANSMGSFIASWGFEVGLTPSQAGGLMAAGSALNVVGRLLVGQLADRRHGRNLPVVATQMAIGGVALLALSLPGVASYVAASLVAFAIGWSWPGLFLFAVTRIGRESPAKASGYVQAGAFFGGATGPLLFGMAVDAFGYETSWRLSALVFFAAAALVLLSRRMFLTDLVVRPPRVPLGYGGGRERPRWTTADR; encoded by the coding sequence ATGTCGTCGGCGGTGTGGAAGGTCCTCGGGGCCAGCCTGCTGACCACCGTGGGCTCCGTGCCGGTCTTCCTCCTCGCGACCCAGTCGGTGCCGCTGCGCCGTGAGCTGGGGTTCGGGGAGCAGCGGTTCGGGGTTGCCGTCGCCGCCTTCTTCACGGCCGCCTCCCTGGTGGCGATTCTCGGCGGGGGAGTGGCCGACCGCGCGGGCCCACGCCTGTCGACGATGGTCGCCGGCGGGCTCTCGGCCGTCGGGGGAGTCGGGGTGGCCCTGCTCGCCCACGGGTGGCTGACCCTCGTCGCCTGCATGGTCGTGCTCGGCTGCGCCAATGCCGCACACCAGCTGACGGCGAATCTGGCGATGTCCCGGAGCATCCCGGCCCATCGCCGTGGCATCGGCTTCGGGGTCAAGCAGTCCGCGGTCCCGGTGGCGATCGTGCTGGCCGGTCTGGCCGTGCCGACCATGACCTCCCAGCTCGGGTGGCGCTCGACGTACTGGACCTTGGGCGGCGTCGGGCTCGTCGTCGTCCTCGCCGGTCTGCTGGCCCCCGGGCGCAACGGCTCGACGGCTGCCCCGCCACGGGGCGCCGGCCTGGATGCTCCACCGGTCAGGGCTCTGCTGGTGGTCACGGCCGCCATCGCACTGGGGAGCGCCGCCGCCAACTCGATGGGGTCCTTCATCGCCTCGTGGGGCTTCGAGGTCGGGCTCACGCCCTCACAGGCCGGTGGGCTGATGGCCGCCGGCAGCGCGCTGAACGTCGTCGGTCGGCTCCTGGTGGGGCAGCTCGCCGATCGCCGCCACGGACGCAACCTGCCCGTGGTGGCCACCCAGATGGCCATCGGTGGGGTGGCCCTGCTGGCCCTCTCGCTGCCCGGCGTCGCCAGCTACGTCGCGGCGAGCCTGGTGGCCTTCGCCATCGGATGGTCCTGGCCCGGCCTGTTCCTCTTCGCCGTCACCAGGATCGGTCGCGAGTCCCCGGCCAAGGCCTCCGGGTACGTCCAGGCGGGCGCCTTCTTCGGCGGGGCGACCGGGCCGCTCCTCTTCGGGATGGCCGTCGACGCCTTCGGCTACGAGACCTCGTGGCGGTTGTCGGCCCTGGTCTTCTTCGCCGCCGCAGCTCTGGTCCTGCTGTCGCGACGGATGTTCCTCACCGATCTGGTCGTCCGTCCGCCGCGCGTGCCGCTGGGCTACGGCGGCGGGCGTGAGCGGCCGCGCTGGACCACGGCGGATCGGTGA
- a CDS encoding OsmC family peroxiredoxin has protein sequence MSIADRSVTTTWEGPLATGRGTLHDSSSGVLDDQLVTWGSRTEAPGGRSSPEELLAAAHSSCFSQALALTLDENKTPPSRLDVSSTISLEEVDGTPTITTSTITVRAVVDGIDEEAFGSIVESASALCPVSRLFTGATITVDAALVSA, from the coding sequence ATGAGCATCGCCGACCGTTCCGTCACGACCACCTGGGAGGGTCCCCTCGCCACCGGACGCGGGACCCTGCACGACTCCAGCAGTGGTGTCCTGGACGACCAGCTGGTCACGTGGGGCTCGCGCACCGAGGCGCCCGGCGGCAGGAGCAGCCCCGAGGAGCTCCTCGCGGCAGCGCACTCCTCGTGCTTCTCGCAGGCACTTGCGCTGACCCTGGACGAGAACAAGACTCCGCCGAGCCGCCTCGACGTGAGCTCGACCATCTCCCTGGAGGAGGTCGACGGGACGCCGACGATCACCACCTCGACAATCACCGTCAGGGCCGTCGTCGACGGGATCGACGAGGAGGCCTTCGGCTCGATCGTCGAGTCCGCGTCTGCGCTGTGCCCGGTCTCGCGGCTCTTCACCGGAGCGACGATCACGGTGGACGCCGCGCTGGTGAGCGCGTAG
- a CDS encoding TraR/DksA family transcriptional regulator yields the protein MTDHRAHLDEERRATLQRLSVLTDDFTALVEASEGSNADDEHDPEGATIAFERSQVDAFVRQGRAHLEEVDAALGRLDRGVYGTCEQCGRPIAPGRLEARPTARRCIDCA from the coding sequence ATGACGGATCATCGGGCACACCTCGACGAGGAGCGTCGGGCGACGCTCCAACGACTGTCGGTGCTCACCGACGACTTCACCGCACTCGTCGAGGCGAGCGAAGGGAGCAACGCCGACGACGAGCACGACCCGGAGGGCGCGACGATCGCCTTCGAGCGCTCGCAGGTCGACGCCTTCGTCAGGCAGGGGCGGGCGCACCTGGAGGAGGTCGATGCCGCGCTCGGGCGGCTCGACCGAGGCGTCTACGGCACGTGCGAGCAGTGCGGCCGTCCGATCGCGCCCGGGCGCCTCGAGGCCAGGCCCACCGCGCGACGGTGCATCGACTGCGCCTGA